The window TTCTTCTGTTACATTTTCCCcataaataattttatatttataattcCTGGATAATTAATATGACAACCAAATAACTCCTAAATCCATTCAATTCCAAACAAGATGAAGTAGAAGTGACTGTTTATTTGGCCTttttgtttgtagttaaaaaaAAGATGTACTACCATTTTTTTAAAAGCCAGCATTTTCaccaagaaaacaaaataaatttaaattttttttaaaaaaaaggacaggaaaagaagatatttccCTTCTCCAATGTGCAACTTGGACTTGGCGTCTTGGCCATTTTATCAAGCAAAAATTTCAGAACAACTTTCAGAGGATAAAAGGGAAGCTACTAGCTAGCTTCAAATTGTCCACTCCAAAAAAAGAATtgtacccaaaaaaaaaattccttttctttttgggtcAAATTCCAAAGTATAGCATTAGTATATGAATTCCATATCATATATACGAACTGAAATGTTACCATTGTGTTTTTCCAATCACTCTCAGTTTCTCTCCCCTTTAACCTCACCGCCGCGTCGCTGCCGGTCCCACCCCAGATTCACTACAACACTCTCTGTCCTCAAAACCTCTCGACCCGGTAATTGTTTTACTTAAATTTTACTTTTTGTTGAAAGCATTGTAAGTTTGTAACTACCCATTTGAGTgatttccattttttttaaaattgtttttgcCTCAGTGACTGAAGTTGCAGTGGATGACGTTTTTCAAGATTTCTTAAGGGAAAGAGAGCTAAATGGGGATATTATATCCAGAATTTCTGATAGAATTTGGCTCAGAAATGTGGTAAATTTTGATTCTTTAGAAGCTGGAAATGGTGCAACTGAGGCTACACAGTCACAAGAGGTATTTTCATGCCtaccttttttttaaaatgttttatgCACTGACggtgtaaaaaatatttacacaatcaaTTCACTTCAAAAGATAATTGCAGGTAACACTATTTAATAGCGGTGATCGGTAATCTAGACTAAATGCTAAGTAACTTGTTATAAAGGTTAAATTATATTGATAGGTATAAAAAATTTATTACACTCTCAGTGTTATAACTGaatatttcctttttgttttatggGTTTTTGGTGTTTGTTTGCTTCATATTTGAATATTGAACCAAGAAAATGCAAATGCAGGTATCAGGAGAAGATAATGAAGGTGGGTTTTTGAAATTGAAAAGTACTAAAGAGTGGCTTTCAGGTGATGCCACGGCGCCAGTTAATAAAAAGAGGACCCTTAAGGTGTTTATTTACAagttcttttttttctatttttagtgGAGTTTTGGATATTCTTAATTATGAGCAAGGGAAAGAGTATTAGTAATAATTTTGCTATTGATGCTTCTAATGATATGCACAGGAAATACAAGATGATAGGGAAAGAAGGAAAAGGCTAAACTTTCTCCGATATGAAGCTGTATGTATCCGCCAAGCATCCTACTAAATTCCTGCTCTTTATATTTATAATAATAAATGTTTATATTTGGCAGCACTGGAATACTAGTGTAGTCGGTTTAGATAGTAGAGATTCTACTCGTAATCTCTCTTCCGGGTTATCATCATTATTGTGATTCATGTTGTCTTATTTACTTGTGGCGAAACGGTGTCCAAAGGAAAGTCGGCTTCTTGTATATTGTTATCACTCTGTGATTTTTCTTCTGTATTAGTATTATCTCCTGCTTTCAATATTCTTTTTATGGTTGTTCGAGAAAAGGGGATATTATTAgagaaattttattgataaagGGTAGAATCTGAATGGCTGATGTTTCTACGAACACCTACTCTATGCATGCTTAGTCTGAGCTATTCAGTGATTTACAAGACCTTTACTGACTTTAAGAATAAAATGGGTAGTTAATTATGGTTGCTTGCATATTCTTGCAGTTGCTGGCTGGACTTCTTCAGGTGTCTTCTAATAATTTTGTGTCATAAAGCATGAAAGATGGTAATTCTTAAGTAGAAGGCACCTTAGGCTATACCTGGATAACATTTCACCTGCTCCTAAGAGTATGTGAAAGTGACAAGGAAAGGATTTCAAATGTTATTACTCTCACTATGAAAGCATGGTTCAATGAAATTGTATCCCAATTAAAAGATTGTTGAAGCGCACAGCAAAGATATCTGCAAATGAACTATGTTATGTTCTAAATCTACAAGGTATAAAGCATTTTCTGTTTCTCTTACAGCTTAAGAAGGAGCTACTTTACTTAACGGTGGGCATTGGGACTGCTTGCAGTGGATATTGTTTGGTAGCTTTATCAGTCCAGGTATTTGGTAGAAGAGGTTCTGAGCTCGAGACATTCTATAATAGAAGGCATATAGTATAACCTTAGAAGCATTAGTGGCCATGTTACTTATCAATAAAGAAGCATTAATGGCCATTATTAGTTGTGCTATATTTACCTAAATCTTCACTTTAGCTGTGGGAGCAGTGAGCGCACATGCATGTATATCACAATAGGTGATTGATTTACTGCAATTGGGAAAGCTTATAATGGAGAGAGTGAGCCTCCGAGTTTCATACTCTCTTTTACAGTCTCTTCTTATAATAAACCACCCTATCAACTTTAGTAGAACATCTCACAACAGCTGCAGTAACCATTGATGCCCAATTTTTGTTCCAATTGGAAACTTCTTTACATTTCCACTGCTTTCTTGACTAAAAAAGCTGGTTTTGTtttaacaacaacatacccagtatattcccacaagtggggtttggggagggtagtatgtacgcagtccttacccctaccttgtgaaggtagagaggttgtctCCGAAAGACCCTCCGGTCAATACAGCAAAATCACAGCAATTACGACAGAGAACTGCGGCAAACGAAATAGTAACaacaataagaaaaataaaacgaAGTGAAGATAAAAATATCGATGTAAAATTAATGAACACAAGGTATCACTAGTACTACAGCTAGGGAAGGAAGTACATGTGTGAAAAGGAAATAAACTCGACCACTAACTGATCTATAACCCTAATCTTCGACCTCCACACCCCTTATCaagagtcatgtcctcggtaagcggAAGATGtgtcatgtcctgtctgatcacctctccccaatatttcttcGGCCTACCACGCCGTCTCCTTGAACCCACCATAGCCAACCTCACACAACTCCTCACAGTGG is drawn from Nicotiana tabacum cultivar K326 chromosome 9, ASM71507v2, whole genome shotgun sequence and contains these coding sequences:
- the LOC107811550 gene encoding uncharacterized protein LOC107811550 isoform X1, whose protein sequence is MNSISYIRTEMLPLCFSNHSQFLSPLTSPPRRCRSHPRFTTTLSVLKTSRPVTEVAVDDVFQDFLRERELNGDIISRISDRIWLRNVVNFDSLEAGNGATEATQSQEVSGEDNEGGFLKLKSTKEWLSGDATAPVNKKRTLKEIQDDRERRKRLNFLRYEALKKELLYLTVGIGTACSGYCLVALSVQAALSYATGVVFSYVYLQLLCQHADNLSQETVPEIFKKKKLKKIGIRSQDLQDFFERSVKGSSIALSSPRLVFPAAIYGLWELCQHFAHDLFDFQLVPAMVGLFAYKAAALVQVYRDNEDLQFLFPENEEGSAN
- the LOC107811550 gene encoding uncharacterized protein LOC107811550 isoform X2 gives rise to the protein MNSISYIRTEMLPLCFSNHSQFLSPLTSPPRRCRSHPRFTTTLSVLKTSRPVTEVAVDDVFQDFLRERELNGDIISRISDRIWLRNVVNFDSLEAGNGATEATQSQEVSGEDNEGGFLKLKSTKEWLSGDATAPVNKKRTLKEIQDDRERRKRLNFLRYEAAALSYATGVVFSYVYLQLLCQHADNLSQETVPEIFKKKKLKKIGIRSQDLQDFFERSVKGSSIALSSPRLVFPAAIYGLWELCQHFAHDLFDFQLVPAMVGLFAYKAAALVQVYRDNEDLQFLFPENEEGSAN